The proteins below are encoded in one region of Mycobacteriales bacterium:
- a CDS encoding OsmC family peroxiredoxin → MPIADRSATTTWTGSLARGNGSIRPDSGAFEPLPVTWAARTEAPGGKTSPEELAAAAHSSCFAMALSLCLGERKAEPEQLVVTSTVTLDEVDGKPTVVSSALVVRAKVPGLDAGGFDAAVDDAKALCPISRLFAGAKITVDAALE, encoded by the coding sequence ATGCCGATCGCCGATCGCAGCGCCACCACGACCTGGACGGGCAGCCTCGCCCGCGGCAACGGCAGCATCCGGCCCGACAGCGGTGCGTTCGAGCCGCTGCCGGTCACCTGGGCCGCGCGCACCGAAGCGCCCGGTGGCAAGACCAGCCCCGAGGAGCTCGCCGCCGCCGCCCACTCGTCCTGCTTCGCGATGGCCCTGAGCCTGTGCCTCGGCGAACGCAAGGCGGAGCCCGAGCAGCTGGTGGTCACCTCGACCGTGACGCTCGACGAGGTCGACGGCAAACCGACCGTCGTGTCCTCCGCGCTCGTCGTCAGAGCGAAGGTGCCCGGCCTGGACGCGGGCGGCTTCGACGCCGCCGTCGATGACGCGAAGGCGCTGTGCCCGATCTCGCGCCTGTTCGCCGGCGCGAAGATCACCGTGGACGCGGCGCTGGAGTAG
- a CDS encoding aconitate hydratase → MAQSVTNSFGARDRIIVGDASYDVFRLDRIDGVGRLPYGLKVLLENLLRHEDGRLVTAEQVQALAAWDPSAEHGSEIQFSPARVLLQDFTGVPCVVDLVAMRDAMTALGGDPRKINPLIPAELVIDHSVIADVFGRPDAFRVNADLEFDRNKERYQLLRWAQQAFDNFRVVPPDTGICHQVNLEYLSRVVFDDDGLAYPDSLVGTDSHTPMVNGLGVLGWGVGGIEAEAAMLGQPMSMLIPPVVGLKLTGEFREGTTATDLVLTVAELLRRTGVVGKFVEFYGPGVANVPLANRATLGNMSPEYGSTASIFPIDRVTLDYLRLTGRPERQIRLVEAYAKEQGLWHDPAHEPTYSQTLELELSTVEPSIAGPKRPQDRIPLSRARHAVRALLAGRSIDSPPVGLDESSAESFPASDPVAVSRDHAGDQPTDRDGLAQPDDWPSEPVEITLDDGTTTTVDHGHVVIAAITSCTNTSNPSVMVGAGLLAKNAVERGLAPKPWVKTSLAPGSRVVTDYYDAAGLTPYLDKLGFNLVGYGCTTCIGNSGPLIPQVSQAVTDHDLTVCSVLSGNRNFEGRIHPECKMNFLASPLLVIAYALAGSLHADLLGEPLGTGSDGQPVYLRDIWPTAAEVQQVIDQHLRAEMFTKGYADVFTGDDNWRGLDVPTGERFAWQNESTYVRQPPYFDGMRTDPDPLQDITGARVLALLGDSVTTDHISPAGSIKADSPAGRYLVEHGVQRRDFNSYGSRRGNHEVMIRGTFANIRLRNQLAPGTEGGVTRHLPDGEQMSIYDAAQRYASDGVPLLIIAGAEYGSGSSRDWAAKGTLLLGARAVLATSYERIHRSNLIGMGVLPLQFRAGDSPQSLGLTGEETYSVVGLRDSDTVPTTVTVRVEGSGESREFTADVRIDTPAEAEYYRHGGILQYVLRQLLTS, encoded by the coding sequence ATGGCACAGAGCGTGACAAACAGCTTCGGGGCACGCGACCGGATCATCGTGGGCGATGCGTCGTACGACGTGTTCAGGCTGGATCGGATCGACGGCGTCGGCCGGCTGCCCTACGGACTGAAGGTGCTGCTGGAGAACCTGCTCCGTCACGAGGACGGCCGGCTTGTGACCGCCGAGCAGGTGCAGGCGCTGGCCGCCTGGGACCCCTCGGCGGAGCACGGCAGCGAGATCCAGTTCAGCCCGGCTCGGGTGCTCCTGCAGGACTTCACCGGCGTCCCGTGCGTCGTCGACCTGGTGGCGATGCGCGACGCCATGACCGCCCTGGGCGGCGATCCGCGCAAGATCAACCCGCTCATCCCGGCAGAGCTCGTCATCGACCACTCGGTCATCGCCGACGTGTTCGGCCGGCCGGACGCCTTCCGGGTCAATGCCGACCTGGAGTTCGACCGCAACAAGGAGCGCTACCAGCTGCTGCGCTGGGCGCAGCAGGCGTTCGACAACTTCCGTGTCGTGCCGCCGGACACCGGCATCTGCCACCAGGTCAACCTGGAGTACCTGTCGCGGGTCGTGTTCGACGACGACGGGCTCGCCTACCCGGACAGCCTGGTCGGCACCGACTCGCACACGCCGATGGTCAACGGTCTCGGCGTGCTCGGCTGGGGCGTGGGCGGCATCGAGGCCGAAGCGGCGATGCTCGGCCAGCCAATGAGCATGCTGATCCCGCCGGTGGTCGGGCTGAAGCTGACCGGGGAGTTCCGGGAGGGCACGACCGCGACCGACCTGGTGCTGACCGTGGCGGAGCTGTTGCGCCGGACCGGCGTGGTCGGCAAGTTCGTCGAGTTCTACGGGCCGGGTGTGGCCAACGTGCCGCTGGCCAACCGGGCGACGCTCGGCAACATGAGCCCGGAGTACGGCTCCACCGCGTCGATCTTCCCGATCGACCGGGTCACGCTGGACTACCTGCGGCTGACCGGCCGGCCGGAGCGTCAGATCCGGCTGGTGGAGGCCTACGCCAAGGAGCAGGGTCTGTGGCACGACCCGGCGCACGAGCCCACCTACAGCCAGACCCTCGAGCTGGAGCTTTCCACGGTCGAACCCTCGATCGCCGGCCCGAAACGCCCGCAGGACCGAATCCCGCTGTCCCGCGCCCGGCACGCGGTGCGCGCCCTGCTGGCCGGCCGCAGCATCGACTCACCGCCGGTCGGGCTCGACGAGTCGTCGGCGGAGTCGTTCCCCGCCAGCGACCCGGTCGCGGTCAGCCGCGACCACGCCGGCGACCAGCCGACCGACAGGGACGGCTTGGCCCAGCCCGACGACTGGCCCTCCGAGCCCGTCGAGATCACGCTCGACGACGGAACCACGACGACGGTCGACCACGGCCACGTCGTCATCGCCGCCATCACGTCGTGCACCAACACCTCGAACCCGTCGGTGATGGTCGGCGCGGGGCTGCTGGCGAAGAACGCCGTCGAGCGCGGCCTGGCGCCGAAGCCGTGGGTCAAGACCTCGCTCGCCCCGGGCTCGCGCGTGGTCACCGACTACTACGACGCGGCCGGGCTGACGCCGTACCTCGACAAGCTCGGGTTCAACCTCGTCGGCTACGGGTGCACGACCTGCATCGGCAACTCCGGACCGCTCATCCCGCAGGTCAGCCAGGCGGTCACCGACCACGACCTGACCGTGTGCTCGGTGCTGTCGGGCAACCGCAACTTCGAAGGCCGGATCCACCCCGAGTGCAAGATGAACTTCCTGGCGTCCCCGCTGCTGGTCATCGCCTACGCGCTCGCCGGATCGCTGCACGCAGACCTGCTGGGCGAGCCGCTCGGCACGGGCAGCGACGGGCAGCCGGTCTACCTGCGCGACATCTGGCCCACGGCGGCGGAGGTGCAGCAGGTGATCGACCAGCACCTGCGCGCCGAGATGTTCACCAAGGGCTATGCCGACGTCTTCACCGGTGACGACAACTGGCGCGGCCTCGACGTGCCGACGGGCGAGCGATTCGCCTGGCAGAACGAGTCGACCTACGTCCGCCAGCCGCCGTACTTCGACGGCATGCGCACCGATCCCGACCCGCTGCAGGACATCACCGGAGCCCGCGTGCTCGCGCTGCTCGGCGACTCGGTCACGACCGACCACATCTCCCCCGCCGGCTCCATCAAGGCCGACTCGCCGGCCGGCCGCTACCTCGTCGAGCACGGCGTCCAGCGCAGAGACTTCAACTCCTACGGCTCGCGCCGCGGTAACCACGAGGTGATGATCCGCGGCACGTTCGCCAACATCCGGCTGCGCAACCAGCTCGCGCCCGGGACCGAGGGTGGCGTCACCCGCCACCTGCCCGACGGCGAGCAGATGAGCATCTACGACGCGGCGCAGCGCTACGCGTCCGACGGCGTGCCGCTACTGATCATCGCCGGCGCGGAGTACGGCTCCGGCTCGTCGCGGGACTGGGCCGCCAAGGGCACCCTGCTGCTCGGCGCACGCGCGGTTCTCGCGACCTCCTACGAGCGCATCCACCGGTCCAACCTCATCGGCATGGGCGTGCTGCCGCTGCAGTTCCGGGCCGGCGACTCCCCGCAGAGCCTCGGGCTGACCGGCGAGGAGACCTACTCCGTCGTCGGCCTGCGCGACAGCGACACCGTTCCCACGACCGTGACCGTGCGGGTCGAGGGGTCCGGCGAGTCCCGGGAGTTCACCGCCGACGTGCGGATCGACACTCCCGCCGAGGCCGAGTACTACCGGCACGGCGGGATCTTGCAGTACGTCCTGCGCCAGCTGCTCACGTCCTGA
- a CDS encoding hemerythrin domain-containing protein translates to MLAHDHRDIDDGIRVGLDGADGADLDGLTVALGALRRHIYAEEELLFPPLRDAGLVGPILVMVREHAQMWQLLDSLEGLLGADTVDPDALRATRAELFELLQRHNPKEETILYPQADAVLTPSRASQVRAFIASEEPPEGWVCQGLRR, encoded by the coding sequence TTGCTCGCGCACGACCACCGTGACATCGACGACGGCATCAGGGTCGGGCTCGATGGCGCAGACGGCGCAGACCTGGACGGCCTCACCGTTGCACTCGGGGCGCTCCGCCGGCACATCTACGCCGAGGAGGAGCTGCTGTTCCCCCCGCTGCGCGACGCGGGGCTGGTGGGGCCGATCCTCGTCATGGTGCGCGAGCACGCGCAGATGTGGCAACTGCTGGACTCGCTCGAGGGACTGCTCGGTGCCGACACCGTCGACCCGGATGCGCTGCGGGCTACCCGCGCCGAACTGTTCGAGCTGCTGCAGCGGCACAATCCCAAGGAGGAGACGATCCTCTACCCGCAGGCCGACGCCGTGCTGACGCCGTCAAGGGCATCGCAGGTCCGTGCCTTCATCGCCTCCGAGGAACCGCCGGAGGGCTGGGTATGCCAAGGGCTGCGGCGCTGA
- a CDS encoding tellurite resistance/C4-dicarboxylate transporter family protein → MRDNSTEPARRAVKAAVATLDPGYFALVMGTGIVSTGMRNHGLIAFSDALLWLTAFSYLVLVALTIGRAVLFPRELRSDFDDPARGFRFFTFVAGTSVLGNRLALDGHRHTALALLAVAWVAWILLGYIVPWTAVLGREDRPVVASANGTWFIWVVASQSLAVLAAALEPTVVTGRRELALLAVFSWSVGVFLYAAAGIFVAARMMLYPLRPIDLTPPYWVAMGATAITVLAGARIVQMADAPMVNVTRGLIAGASVAFWAFGTWLIPVLVAAGWWRHVTHRIPLRYQATLWSIVFPLGMYGVAGHYLGSADRLPIVRVIGENETWFALAVWALTFAAMAVHLVRTVVLPTWARPVAPAR, encoded by the coding sequence GTGAGGGACAACTCGACCGAGCCCGCGAGGCGCGCGGTCAAGGCCGCCGTTGCCACGCTCGACCCCGGCTACTTCGCGCTGGTGATGGGCACCGGCATCGTCTCGACGGGGATGCGCAACCACGGGCTGATCGCGTTCTCGGATGCGTTGCTGTGGCTGACGGCGTTCAGCTATCTGGTACTGGTCGCGCTGACGATCGGCCGGGCGGTGTTGTTCCCGCGCGAGCTGCGGTCGGACTTCGACGACCCGGCGCGGGGCTTCCGCTTCTTCACCTTCGTCGCGGGCACGAGCGTGCTGGGCAACCGGTTGGCGCTGGACGGGCACCGGCACACGGCTCTGGCGCTGCTGGCCGTCGCCTGGGTGGCCTGGATCCTGCTCGGCTACATCGTCCCGTGGACCGCCGTCCTGGGCCGTGAGGACCGACCCGTCGTCGCCAGCGCGAACGGCACGTGGTTCATCTGGGTGGTCGCGAGCCAGTCTCTCGCCGTGCTCGCCGCCGCGCTCGAGCCGACGGTCGTGACCGGCCGCCGCGAACTGGCCCTGCTCGCGGTCTTCTCCTGGTCGGTGGGCGTCTTCCTCTATGCCGCGGCCGGCATCTTCGTCGCCGCCCGGATGATGCTCTACCCGTTGCGCCCGATCGACCTGACGCCGCCGTACTGGGTGGCGATGGGCGCCACCGCGATCACCGTGCTCGCCGGCGCGCGCATCGTGCAGATGGCCGACGCGCCGATGGTGAACGTGACCCGCGGGCTCATCGCGGGGGCATCGGTCGCCTTCTGGGCGTTCGGCACCTGGCTGATCCCCGTGCTGGTGGCGGCCGGGTGGTGGCGGCACGTGACGCACCGCATCCCGCTGCGTTACCAGGCCACGCTGTGGAGCATCGTCTTCCCGCTGGGCATGTACGGCGTCGCCGGCCACTACCTCGGCTCGGCCGACCGCCTGCCCATCGTCCGCGTCATCGGTGAGAACGAGACCTGGTTCGCGCTGGCCGTGTGGGCGTTGACGTTCGCCGCGATGGCCGTGCACCTGGTCCGCACGGTGGTCCTGCCCACCTGGGCGCGGCCGGTCGCGCCGGCTCGCTGA